One Coccinella septempunctata chromosome X, icCocSept1.1, whole genome shotgun sequence genomic window carries:
- the LOC123321901 gene encoding tyrosine-protein kinase Shark, whose product MNSNDCWYHGELSREEADNLLQNGTHVDGTFLVRESESSKGDYVLSVLHTDQVRHFQIRRHTEDVFFSINEPTIHGLECLIEYYQENPDGLAEGLKLTEYVKKDPPPHDLRRHGRTNLLHRATSEGSFKVVTELLRTGYRHEAKNEYGQTAVHLASIKGNDDILRELIEYGANTNSRDTAGFTPLHYACQNNFSTTVRLLVQVGGANIQARNTENGSVPLHEAAANGHKEVVRELLSLNAPVNPRNASGLVPSQIARSSGHIDCAEILENYKCPIPKTYANQWYHGTLGRREAEEIIKDYSTKNGTFLIRWSNRNKGAVLTLLNDNVFFNFIISRQGKYLFIDDGPFLESLEHIVEYYSFISDGLPTVLRTPVPPKPKPQVPDCSTMPRIKKAHRTIALKMTSLLDDKKSYPSQFEHIKFQSNLSLVVNNNNDKEENDDYIAPESLTLGNQIGEGEFASVYEGTYTKPNGELLKVAIKTLRSEQVEMNKAAFLSEAHIMLKLNHHCIVKLLGLCKGPNLLMVQELMPLGSLLRYLYEYRERINPNYEFKIWAAQIACGMNYLEEQRFVHRDLAARNILLANQHQAKISDFGLSRALNAGHEYYMALQGGKWPLKWYAPESYNFGNFHHKSDVWSFGVTIWEMYSFGASPYGEMKGSEAIALIESGGRLEQPSACPDSIYEIMGQCWQYKPEDRPRFKELLNFFCEDTEYMNIRELLPQANLA is encoded by the exons ATGAATAGCAATGATTGTTGGTACCATGGTGAACTTAGTAGGGAAGAAGCTGATAATTTATTACAAAATG gtaCTCATGTAGATGGTACATTTCTAGTACGAGAAAGTGAGTCATCTAAAGGGGACTATGTATTATCAGTACTTCACACTGACCAAGTCCGACATTTTCAAATCAGGAGACATACCGAAGACGTTTTCTTCTCTATAA ATGAACCTACAATACATGGGTTAGAATGTCTGATTGAATATTATCAAGAGAACCCTGATGGTCTAGCTGAAGGGTTGAAATTAACAGAATACGTTAAAAAAGATCCTCCACCTCATGACTTGAGAAGACATGGTCGCACTAATCTATTGCATAGAGCCACCAGTGAAGGTAGTTTTAAGGTTGTAACAGAACTGTTGAGGACTGGCTATCGACACGAAGCCAAGAATGAATATGGGCAGACTGCCGTTCATCTTGCCAGTATTAAAGGAAATGATGACATTTTAAGGGAACTAATTGAGTATGGTGCTAACACAAATTCAAGAGACACTGCAGGGTTCACACCATTACAt tATGCttgtcaaaataatttttctacaACTGTAAGGTTACTTGTGCAAGTCGGGGGAGCTAATATTCAAGCAAGAAACACTGAAAATGGCTCAGTTCCATTACATGAAGCTGCAGCAAATGGTCATAAGGAAGTTGTAAGAGAATTGTTGAGCTTGAATGCACCTGTTAATCCGAGAAATGCATCTGGTCTAGTGCCTTCTCAAATAGCAAGGAGTAGTGGTCATATTGATTGTGCGGAGATCCTAG AAAATTATAAGTGTCCTATTCCAAAAACATATGCCAATCAATGGTACCATGGTACCTTAGGAAGGAGAGAAGCTGAGGAAATTATAAAAGATTATAGTACAAAAAATGGAACATTCCTTATTAGATGGAGTAACAGAAATAAGGGAGCAGTGTTGACTCTATTGAATGACAAtgtgttttttaatttcatcaTAAGTCGACAaggaaaatatttattcattgatGATGGACCctttcttgaatcattagaaCACATTGTTGAATACTATAGCTTTATTTCAGATGGCTTGCCTACGGTTTTGAGAACACCGGTTCCCCCAAAACCTAAACCACAAGTTCCTGAT TGCTCTACAATGCCAAGAATAAAGAAAGCCCACCGCACTATTGCCTTAAAGATGACTTCCTTACTTGATGATAAAAAATCATATCCTTCCCAATTCGAACACATAAAATTCCAGTCTAATCTATCTTtagttgtaaataataataatgataaagaAGAAAACGACGATTACATTGCTCCAGAAAGTCTGACTCTTG GTAACCAAATTGGTGAAGGTGAATTTGCGTCAGTTTATGAGGGAACTTACACCAAACCAAACGGTGAACTGCTGAAAGTTGCCATAAAAACATTGAGAAGTGAGCAAGTTGAAATGAACAAAGCTGCCTTTTTGAGCGAAGCTCATATTATGCTTAAATTAAATCACCATTGCATAGTGAAATTGTTAGGGTTGTGCAAGGGACCAAATCTTTTAATGGTACAGGAATTGATGCCTTTAGGATCTCTGCTACGTTACTTGTATGAATATCGGGAGAGGATAAATCCAAACTATGAATTCAAGATCTGGGCCGCACAAATAGCATGTG GAATGAATTATTTGGAAGAACAACGGTTTGTCCACAGAGATTTGGCTGCTAGGAATATTCTTTTGGCCAATCAACATCAGGCGAAAATCAGTGACTTTGGATTATCTCGAGCTCTCAATGCTGGACATGAGTATTACAT GGCATTACAGGGGGGGAAATGGCCTTTGAAATGGTATGCTCCGGAGTCGTATAACTTTggaaattttcatcacaaaagcGATGTATGGAGTTTTGGAGTAACAATTTGGGAAATGTACTCATTCGGAGCAAGTCCCTATGGTGAAATGAAGGGTTCAGAG GCAATAGCGCTCATCGAAAGTGGGGGAAGATTAGAACAGCCGTCAGCATGCCCCGACAGCATTTATGAAATAATGGGCCAGTGCTGGCAATATAAGCCGGAAGATAGGCCTCGATTCAAggaattgttgaattttttctgtgaagataCTGAATATATGAATATAAGGGAGTTGTTACCACAAGCTAATCTTGCATAA